A single genomic interval of Chrysemys picta bellii isolate R12L10 chromosome 8, ASM1138683v2, whole genome shotgun sequence harbors:
- the SGIP1 gene encoding SH3-containing GRB2-like protein 3-interacting protein 1 isoform X1 produces MGAQDTLPVAAAFTETVNAYFKGADPNKCIVKITGEMVLSFPAGITRHFANNPAPSVLTFRVINYNRLEHVLPNPQLLCCDSTQTDANTKEFWVNMPNLMTHLKKVSEQKPQATYYNVDMLKYQVSAQGIQSTPLNLAVSWRCESTSTDLRIDYKYNTEAMTTPVALNNVQFLVPIDGGVTKLQAVLPPAVWNAEQQRILWKIPDISQKSENGGVGSLLARFQLSEGPSKPSPLVVQFTSEGSTLSSCDIELVGAGYRFSLIKKRFAAGKYLADN; encoded by the exons ATGGGGGCACAGGATACCCTCCCTGTAGCGGCAGCATTCACAGAAACTGTTAATGCATACTTCAAAGGAGCGGATCCTAACAA ATGTATAGTGAAGATAACTGGAGAAATGGTGCTGTCGTTTCCTGCAGGAATTACCAGACATTTTGCCAATAATCCAGCCCCATCTGTTCTAACCTTCCGCGTGATAAATTACAACAGGTTAGAACACGTCCTGCCAAATCCCCAACTTCTCTGCTG TGACAGTACACAAACTGATGCCAACACAAAGGAATTCTGGGTAAACATGCCAAATCTGATGACTCATCTAAAAAAAGTGTCTGAACAGAAACCACAAGCAACGTATTACAACGTGGATATGCTCAAATACCAG GTATCTGCCCAGGGTATTCAGTCTACTCCATTAAACCTTGCAGTGAGCTGGCGGTGTGAATCTACAAGCACTGATCTTCGCATTGACTACAAATATAATACAGAGGCAATGACTACACCAGTAGCTCTAAACAATGTCCAGTTCCTCGTTCCCATAGATGGAGGAGTAACGAAACTTCAAGCTGTGCTTCCACCTGCTGTTTG gAACGCTGAACAGCAAAGAATATTGTGGAAGATTCCTGATATCTCGCAAAAATCAGAAAATGGAG GTGTGGGTTCTTTGCTGGCAAGATTCCAGCTGTCTGAAGGACCAAGCAAACCTTCGCCATTGGTAGTGCAGTTTACGAGTGAAGGGAGCACTCTCTCCAGCTGTGATATCGAACTTGTTGGAGCAGGATACCGGTTTTCACTCATTAAAAAGAGATTTGCAGCAG GAAAATACTTGGCTGATAACTAA